The window CCAGGAGATCGATCTTATTGAAGAATTGCCCACAACAGACAGCAAGGGCATTCCTGTCCTTACTGCTTATGAATTCAAGCATGGGAAAAAGCAACCCAAAGTTCCCCCAGCTTTTGCGGCAGTATATCCTGACGCACGGTATCTGGTGATAAACAGGGACAATTATAGGGAATTTGTATAGGGACTTGCTGATCTCTTAAGAAGAAACCAGTATAATCCTCATTAATGTAAAGGAGCAAACCATGCAGGAAATCATTCAGTTCTTAAACGAGGCCAAGGTCTTCTACCTTGCCACAGCAGAGGGAGACCAGCCCAGGGTAAGGCCCATGGGTTTTGTAATGGAATACGAAGGAAAGCTCTGCTTCTGTACCAACAACAAGAAGGAAATGTACAAGCAAATGAAGGCTAATCCCAAAATCGAAATCAGCGCCTGCGGGAATGAGGGGAAAACCCTCAGAATCGCCGGAAGCGTGGCATTTAACACCTCAAGGGAGGCCAAAGTTAAGGCTCTGGAGGTCAATCCCCACCTTAAAACCATGTATTCTCCTGATGATGGTATATTCGAAGTTTTCTATTTTATCCAGGGAACTGCGGTTTTTGGCGACATGAAGGGCGGGAAAAAAGAAGTCAAGCTTTAGGAGCGGAAACCGCCCGGCAAAACGGGGGATTTTCCGGAGATATTCTCCTACTAAATTTATGTGTTTTGTATAATTTTTTCATTTTTCTCTTGACAGTTTTGCTTTATTAAAATATAATACCTATATAACTACTAGGAATTATCCTAAAAATACTACAAGGAGCATGAAATGGCAAGAGCTGAAAAAATCACGGATCTCATTGGGAATACCCCAATTGTCAAAATCAACAAGCTGAACGAGGGAGGCGCCACGGTTTATGTAAAACTGGAGAGCTTTAACCCCCTCCATAGCGTCAAGGACAGGATAGCCCTGGCCCTCATCGAAGCAGGCGAAAAAGACGGCCGCATCAAAAAAGGCACAGTCCTCATAGAACCCACCTCGGGCAACACCGGTATCGGGCTGGCCTATGTAGCGGCGGTCAAAGGCTACCGCATCATCCTCACCATGCCCGAAACCATGAGCATTGAGCGGCGCAAGCTCCTCAAGGCCCTGGGCGCAGAGCTGGAGCTTACCGAAGGCGCAAAGGGCATGAAGGGCGCAATTGCCAAGGCCGAAGAGCTGGCTGCATCCATCCCCAATTCCTTCATACCCCAGCAGTTCAACAATCCCGCAAACCCCGCAATCCACGAAGCAACCACAGGCCCGGAAATCTGGAATGACACCGAAGGCAAGATCGACATACTCATTGGCGGCGTCGGCACAGGCGGCACGGTCACTGGCGCAGGGAGGTACCTCAAATCCAAAAAAGCCTCTGTAAAAGTAGTCGCAGTTGAACCTTCGGCTTCCCCGGTGCTTTCGGGCGGCAACCCCGGCCCTCACAAGATCCAGGGCATTGGCGCAGGATTCGTACCCCAGGTTTACGACAAGGACATCATTGACGAAATCTACCAGACCGACGATGTAAAGGCCGGTACTGCAGCCCGCCGTCTTGCCAAAGAAGAAGGCATCCTGGTGGGGATTTCTTCCGGTTCCGCCCTGGAAGCGGCCCTGACTATTTCCAAACGCCCCGAAAACAAGGGCAAGACCATAGTCGCGGTCCTCCCCGACACCGGCGAGCGTTACCTTTCAACCTGGCTCTGGGAAGAATAAGAGCTTAAAAAGAACCTATATCAAGGGAAATAAACGGGGCGGCGTGTTGTGAACCAACACCCCCCGCCCCTGCCCTGAATTGCAGGCCGAAGCTTTTATTCAGCTGTATGCCCATATTAAAAGACCCGTTCCAGACAATCCTGTCCATTTTGTATTCATCCCAGGAAGCTGTTGTTTCCCCTGCAGCAACGGAGAGGGAGAGAATCATCCGCCCTCCAAGAATAGTCAGGTTTTTCCAGGGCTGAAACTGGAGAGCAAGGGAAGCGGCAGCTTTATGGGCAGCGTAAGGCTGTCTGCCTGCCAGGTGGGGAAAGTAAACCCGGTCAAATTCATCAAAATGTCCAAAAGGTATCAGGCGCGAAGGCTCGCCAAGCCCAAAGGCAGTTTCTGCCCCGCCCATGGCAATAAGGCTGAATTTGCGGCTCAGAGGAAGCGCCCCAGTCAAATCCAGGGAAAGGCTGTCATAGTGCGTCCCTGTATCCGGGGGGAGGGGAAAATACAGGGTATTCCCAATCTGGGCATATATCCCCCTGGATGGGAAGAGGTGATAGTCCAGGGTGCAAAAGCTTAAAGCTGCGACAAAAGCCAGAGATGCGCCCTGATCATCCACAGTATTTGCCCAGAAAATTTCCGGGGCAATACTGAGGGCGCTATGATCGCCGATACGGATGCCTCCTTTAAGACTTCCCGAGGCAGCCAGGACCTGGCTCACTACCCCGCTGTTGGACAAAGGACCCTGAATGACAATATCCTGATCCCGCACTATATCCCCGGAAACTGATATAAAGACCCGGGAGGAAAGAGGCTGCAAGTACATAAAGCGGAAGGAAAGGATATCCAGCACAGATGATCCCAGGGACAACGCCGATCCCGGTCCGGTCAACCCCAGAAACTGGACGCCGCTCGACAAAGACAGCTTGCTGATTGATGAGGACGAGAGGACGCCGTGGTATGCTCCCCCGGCAAGAAGAAGGATTTTTGCCTTGTCATCAGGGTAAAGCTGCAAATCAAGCAAGGCCGAACCATTACGGGTATCTGTCCGGGTTATGACAAGGCGGTAATTGCCGGTTCTGTATATCTCCCTGATAAAGGCGGAGAGCTTACCCTGTTCCAGGGGTTTCCCCCTGATAAGGCGGGCAAAGGATTTTTCGATACCGCTCCGGTCAGAAGGAAGAGCGCCCGAAATAGCAATACCCTGGGGAATAATCGGGGGCAGCTCCCCATAAGCTGGGATGGAAGTTTTTGTCCCCGCAGCCCCGGACACCCCGGATTCAGAGATGCTGGCTATTTTTTCCTTTAGCCCTATAAGGGCTTCCTTTAGCCGTTCCCGCTCCCCGGGGGCTAAGGAGTAGATCTCCCGGGCCTTCGAAAAATCCATGGTGGTAAAGCGCTGTACATCCGGCATCAGCACCAGATCCGCCAGGTCGCGCTGCTCACGGCTTAGACGGTTAGAATAGAGATCGTTCATCATCGGCAGGACATCCATGGGCGCAGTATTGATACGTTCGGGCAGTGGAAAAAGCTCTACCGCAATGACTACGTCATAACCCATATCCCGGACTTCCCGAACCGGAAGATTGTACAGGAGGCCGCCATCAACATATCTTTGACCATCAATTGGCAAAGGCTCAAAAATCCCCTGAATTCCCATACTTGCCCGGATTGCCTCGGCAAGATCCCCCCGGCGGATCATCTCTATCCTGCCTTCCGGGACAGCTACAGCACCCGCCGCAAAAGGGATTGGCAGCTTGTCGAATTCAATATAAGAAGGTATCTTGACTGTGAGGGACTTGAAGAGGGTATACGCCGTTTCTCCGGTAGAATAGCCCTTTCCCCAGTCAGGGGTAAAGCCGCCATTAAGGCGAAACCTGAGGGGAAGGTTCTGTGCGGCAAGTTCATCCTCAAAGGGGGAAACCGGCCTGTCAAGGAAGAACGAAACCCAGTCCAACTGCGAAAGGGCTTCTCTGAGCATTTCCGGGCTATAACCGGCGCAGTAGAGCCCGCCCACAATGGCTCCGGAGCTTACTCCCGCCACCATATCGACGTGGATACCCAGCTCTTCCAGAAGCTCCAGGATCGCAATATGGACAAAGCCCTTTGCCCCGCCGCCGCCGAGAACCAGGGCAACCTTAGGACTTTCTTCAGCTTGAGCATTGAGCCTTTGCCCCATTATGCATATAAGCATCAGAAAAAAACTGTTTTTTAATCACTTTGCATCCCCGCATCATTATGGAGGTATTATATGAGTTGGAAGGTAGCGGTTACCAGTGCCGACGGCGTGTTGATCAACCAGCATTTTGGCCATGCCAAATGGTTTTTCATCTATAACCTTGAACCGGACGGCAGCTTCGCCCTTCTTGAAAAACGGGATACCGCCCCCTGGTGCAGCGAGGAAAACCATGAACGGGATAGCCCCGGGGCAAGCTTAGGCATAGCGGCAGCCATTTCCGACTGCACTGCGGTCCTCACCGCCCGCATAGGCCCCCCTGCCCAAAAAAAGCTGGAACTCGCAGGGATCTCCGTCTACGAACAGCCCGACTCCATCGCAAATGCCCTGCCAAAGCTGGCAGCCTATTATGGGAAGAGTCAGGCGGCGAAGCTATAGCAGGTTATGCTATGGCTGCTGCCAAGTCAGGAACACCACGGTCTGTTTGGATCTATCAGTAGGGTAAAGTGTAACGGTATTAGTGGCCCCAACATCCTGGGATGAGCCATTGGCTAAATTCCAAACCTTATGGTCGATTCCCGGAAGGGTGATTTTCACATTCCTTGTAGAAATCACGCTTTCATTCCAAACAAGGAGTATGCGGCTATTGTCATTGCCTTCAAAATAACAGGTCTTGATAAAACCAGGAAGATTTGATCCGGGGAAGCTTATGGTTCTGGATTCTTTTCCGCGAAACTGATGCGCACAAAGTGCAAAAGCGTCATATCCGCCTTTTTTCTGCCAGTCTGATCCGTTCTTCCAAACCAAGCCAAACCAGTCTTCGGAATCAATGGGATTACGGTTCTGGGAGTCAAAAAGATGATACCAGAAAATGGTTTTTGCCCCATCTGCAGCTAAAAGAGCCATGGTCTTGGTTACCATTTCAGGCATATCGGATTCTTTTACCTCGGTGCCATAACTCCCCTGGGTAGGATAGCCTATTTCATTTACCCATATTTTATCAGCAAAACCATGCGCTGCGACTTGATTTTTAAAGCCATGATACACACCAGCAGCGCCAAAAGCATTAGGAGTATAAGGATGATATGCAATAGCGTCTATTTTTTCCATAGCGCCGCTTGTAAATATCCCATCTATCCACTCGGGGGTAGCAAGGGTATTAAATAATCCGCCAACAAGGAAGGTATGCGTATCTTCAATTGCATCCAAAGCACGAATGGTTTCTGCTGTTGCTTTTGTCAGAGCATAGAATTCTGCTTTAGTACCTTTCCAGAAGCGGTCTTCCAGATTCGGCTCATTCCAGATTGCCCAGGCGTCTACCTTACCATGGCCGTTTTTGCCGTTATAACGTTTGACTGTTTCCCTGGCATAATCGCAGAAAAGCGGTATTTCATCCTCGGATACATACTTATCAGGTTCACCTTTGCCTGTATGTATCCAACCCACATCATAAAGGAGCATACCCAGGACCTTTTTCCCTTCGGCATTCGCCCTCGTTACATAGGCATCAAAGCTACCAAAAGTCCACTGATTATCAGCTTTTTCTATACTGCTCCAGCTAAAGTCCTGGTGCACCCATTCAACACCCAGCTCATTAAGGAGGGCATATTCACTATCCGGATCATTGGAATAACCGGAATGGATGATGCCGACGAAATCCTCAGGAATGGAAACAGTGTCACTGCCTAGAACCGCATTATTTAAATCCAGCGAGACAGTGACATAAGCTTCTTCTTCCGGCGTCCCATCGGAGCACGCACTCAAACAGAGGAGAGCCGGAAGAAGAAAGAGGAAAAGCTTGCGCATTATTACTTTATGTAGGTGCCGCCAAAGAACCCATTTGCAGATTGATCAGTAGATGAAAAGGTAAAAGTCGTCTTATCAGCATTCGGCTCCAGTGTCGCAAGAATTCCTGTGGGGAACATACTTAATAAGGCGGCGGTACCACCGACTTTGTTATCAGGATTAGCCAGATTTGTTAAGATATAATCGTTAGGACCAAGTCCGTCATCATTGAAAGAAAGCTCACCGGTAACCACAGCGTCGCCCATAGTTTTCAAAGTGCAAGAAAAAGTATAATCTGCTGCAATAACAAAACTCGCTCCTGAGCTGCTCCAGCTTCCTACTAAATACGAAGCATCGTTATGCGAGGCAGAATCTGAACCATCGGAACACCCCATCATGAACACCGAAAGAACCAAAACAAACGCACCAGGCAATAAAAGAACTCCTCTCTTTTTCATATGTACTCCTCCAACCATGTTGACTAATATCCTCCAATGAGGATACATAAACAATATATCTTTTACTTAGACAAATATCAAGATATTGTCTGAATTATTTTAAGATTTTCTATAAAGTCTTAAAAATTGAGGCACTTTATTAGACAAATTGGAGATTAAAAGGGGTCAATATGAAAAAATGGCTATACATCTTATGTATTTTCACAGCGACAAGCGCCTTCGGAGCAGAATTTTTTATTAGCGCTGGGGGTGGAGGGCTCCTGGGGTATATGTTTACCCGTTATACCCTTGACGCAAATGGGGAAAGAGAAGGCACTGCAGTAAATGCGGAGGTCACCCAAAAATTGGACCAGCTAAATTATGGCGGTTTTGTCTTCCTTGACGTAACTTACGCAGAACTCAGTGTCAGCATACAGAAAGGCAATTATAAATATTCTGATATTATGGACATCTCGGTATTAGACGAATCTTCCAATATATCAGGAAGAGGCTGGGAAACC is drawn from Leadbettera azotonutricia ZAS-9 and contains these coding sequences:
- a CDS encoding pyridoxamine 5'-phosphate oxidase family protein — protein: MQEIIQFLNEAKVFYLATAEGDQPRVRPMGFVMEYEGKLCFCTNNKKEMYKQMKANPKIEISACGNEGKTLRIAGSVAFNTSREAKVKALEVNPHLKTMYSPDDGIFEVFYFIQGTAVFGDMKGGKKEVKL
- the cysK gene encoding cysteine synthase A encodes the protein MARAEKITDLIGNTPIVKINKLNEGGATVYVKLESFNPLHSVKDRIALALIEAGEKDGRIKKGTVLIEPTSGNTGIGLAYVAAVKGYRIILTMPETMSIERRKLLKALGAELELTEGAKGMKGAIAKAEELAASIPNSFIPQQFNNPANPAIHEATTGPEIWNDTEGKIDILIGGVGTGGTVTGAGRYLKSKKASVKVVAVEPSASPVLSGGNPGPHKIQGIGAGFVPQVYDKDIIDEIYQTDDVKAGTAARRLAKEEGILVGISSGSALEAALTISKRPENKGKTIVAVLPDTGERYLSTWLWEE
- a CDS encoding patatin-like phospholipase family protein, encoding MGQRLNAQAEESPKVALVLGGGGAKGFVHIAILELLEELGIHVDMVAGVSSGAIVGGLYCAGYSPEMLREALSQLDWVSFFLDRPVSPFEDELAAQNLPLRFRLNGGFTPDWGKGYSTGETAYTLFKSLTVKIPSYIEFDKLPIPFAAGAVAVPEGRIEMIRRGDLAEAIRASMGIQGIFEPLPIDGQRYVDGGLLYNLPVREVRDMGYDVVIAVELFPLPERINTAPMDVLPMMNDLYSNRLSREQRDLADLVLMPDVQRFTTMDFSKAREIYSLAPGERERLKEALIGLKEKIASISESGVSGAAGTKTSIPAYGELPPIIPQGIAISGALPSDRSGIEKSFARLIRGKPLEQGKLSAFIREIYRTGNYRLVITRTDTRNGSALLDLQLYPDDKAKILLLAGGAYHGVLSSSSISKLSLSSGVQFLGLTGPGSALSLGSSVLDILSFRFMYLQPLSSRVFISVSGDIVRDQDIVIQGPLSNSGVVSQVLAASGSLKGGIRIGDHSALSIAPEIFWANTVDDQGASLAFVAALSFCTLDYHLFPSRGIYAQIGNTLYFPLPPDTGTHYDSLSLDLTGALPLSRKFSLIAMGGAETAFGLGEPSRLIPFGHFDEFDRVYFPHLAGRQPYAAHKAAASLALQFQPWKNLTILGGRMILSLSVAAGETTASWDEYKMDRIVWNGSFNMGIQLNKSFGLQFRAGAGGVGSQHAAPFISLDIGSF
- a CDS encoding NifB/NifX family molybdenum-iron cluster-binding protein, with translation MSWKVAVTSADGVLINQHFGHAKWFFIYNLEPDGSFALLEKRDTAPWCSEENHERDSPGASLGIAAAISDCTAVLTARIGPPAQKKLELAGISVYEQPDSIANALPKLAAYYGKSQAAKL
- a CDS encoding GH39 family glycosyl hydrolase, yielding MRKLFLFLLPALLCLSACSDGTPEEEAYVTVSLDLNNAVLGSDTVSIPEDFVGIIHSGYSNDPDSEYALLNELGVEWVHQDFSWSSIEKADNQWTFGSFDAYVTRANAEGKKVLGMLLYDVGWIHTGKGEPDKYVSEDEIPLFCDYARETVKRYNGKNGHGKVDAWAIWNEPNLEDRFWKGTKAEFYALTKATAETIRALDAIEDTHTFLVGGLFNTLATPEWIDGIFTSGAMEKIDAIAYHPYTPNAFGAAGVYHGFKNQVAAHGFADKIWVNEIGYPTQGSYGTEVKESDMPEMVTKTMALLAADGAKTIFWYHLFDSQNRNPIDSEDWFGLVWKNGSDWQKKGGYDAFALCAHQFRGKESRTISFPGSNLPGFIKTCYFEGNDNSRILLVWNESVISTRNVKITLPGIDHKVWNLANGSSQDVGATNTVTLYPTDRSKQTVVFLTWQQP